The genomic interval TGCCCATAGCTGGAATACGGATCCATCGCAATATCGGTCATCACCAACATTTCAGGAAATTGTTCTTTGATAGCACGAACGGCTCTCTGCATTAATCCCTCGGAATTTAATGCTTCAGTACCTTTATTGTCTTTTTTATTCTTGGGCACTTTGGCAAAAATTACCAGTGAACGAATACCTACATTCTTTAGCTCTTGCACTTCTTCGAGCAGCAAATCCAGCGTATATCGATAGTAATCGGGCATGGATGGAATTTCGACTTTCTCATTTTCGCCTTCCATCACAAAAACCGGGGCGATAAAATCAGCTGGCTTAAGATTGTGTTCTGCCACCATATCGCGGATGGCCCCACTTGCCCGAAGCCGTCGCCCGCGAATATATGGAAATTGTCCGTGTGTCATGTCAACAGTTTTTAAACGTTACTTTTCTAAAAAATTAAAACAGATCTTGGAGTCATTCAGTTTTTATAACTGCCCTAAACAACCTTTTCTTCTTAGACTAGTTATTTAGAATCCCTTCTTCTTTACCATATTCAATCCAGTCAATAGGATTTTTAAACCGCTCAATTAAACATGCTTCTCGACTATCTTCCTCAATTTCAAAGTCATAGTCCCAACGAACCTTCGGCGGTAAACTCATCAAAATCGACTCCGTCCGGCCATCAGTTTTCAGACCAAATAAAGTACCGCGATCGTGGATCAAATTAAACTCTACATATCGGCCGCGACGAATCTCCTGAAAGTATTGTTGCCGATCAGAATATGATTCATCCTTACGCCGTTCGACAATAGGCACATAGCTTTCTAAAAATGCATTTCCTACATCAGTCGTAAAATGATACCAATCTTCTGCCAAACGATTATCCGTAGGCCGCAGGTAATCAAAAAATAATCCACCAATACCGCGCCCTTCCGAACGGTGATCATTATAAAAATATTCGTCGCACTCTTTTTTAAATTTAGGATACAGTTCTTTGCCGTGCTCATCACAAGCTTTCTTTAGTACCTGGTGGAAATGCACCGCATCCTCATCCCATAAATAATAAGGCGTCAAATCTGCACCGCCGCCAAACCAACAATCGCGCACTTCGTTCATATCCGCATCATCGTAAAGTTCAAAATAGCGGAAATTGGCATGTACTGTAGGTACCATCGGGCTTTGGGGATGTAGTACAAGCGAAAGCCCC from Fodinibius salinus carries:
- the hemF gene encoding oxygen-dependent coproporphyrinogen oxidase, which codes for MSVEDNNYGYNKDLKELARKLRKDSTSAEIRLWSELLRAGKMKGYTFLRQRPVLNYIADFMCKELQLVIEVDGYSHEDERKWYEDKERQKKLEEKGFTVLRFSDEEVMNDLKNVERSIKGWIVNHPPAPPSKGDSNASLKNKFKAYIQDLQDKICNRLEDFEPKARFRHDDWDREGGGGGHSRVIEKGEVFEKGGVNISAVHGELPELIKKRFEVDQGWFWAGGLSLVLHPQSPMVPTVHANFRYFELYDDADMNEVRDCWFGGGADLTPYYLWDEDAVHFHQVLKKACDEHGKELYPKFKKECDEYFYNDHRSEGRGIGGLFFDYLRPTDNRLAEDWYHFTTDVGNAFLESYVPIVERRKDESYSDRQQYFQEIRRGRYVEFNLIHDRGTLFGLKTDGRTESILMSLPPKVRWDYDFEIEEDSREACLIERFKNPIDWIEYGKEEGILNN